Proteins from one Malania oleifera isolate guangnan ecotype guangnan chromosome 4, ASM2987363v1, whole genome shotgun sequence genomic window:
- the LOC131152941 gene encoding uncharacterized protein LOC131152941 translates to MSPVTEEMRAKAEVYYGQEKFEERSKFMLQEAGLPLGLLPLKDVEECGYVEETGFVWVKQKKKITHKFEKVGRLVTYDSEVTAYVEPNRIRKLHGVKTKELLIWITLAEIFVNDPPTGKLTVKTPQGLTRSFPVAAFELEVAAAKEGEGLKEVKEKKEASEAMEVKAV, encoded by the coding sequence ATGTCTCCAGTGACCGAAGAGATGAGAGCCAAAGCTGAGGTCTACTATGGACAAGAGAAGTTTGAAGAGAGATCAAAGTTCATGCTCCAGGAGGCAGGGCTGCCCTTAGGCCTCCTGCCCTTAAAAGATGTGGAGGAATGTGGGTATGTGGAGGAAACTGGCTTTGTGTGGGTTAAGCAGAAAAAGAAGATTACCCACAAGTTTGAGAAGGTTGGGAGGCTTGTGACCTATGACTCTGAGGTCACTGCCTATGTTGAGCCCAACAGGATCCGAAAGCTGCATGGAGTGAAGACTAAGGAGCTCCTAATTTGGATCACCCTCGCTGAGATCTTTGTCAATGATCCACCTACTGGAAAACTCACTGTCAAGACCCCGCAAGGCCTCACACGGTCTTTTCCAGTGGCTGCTTTCGAGCTCGAGGTGGCGGCCGCCAAGGAGGGTGAGGGGCTGAAGGaggtgaaggagaagaaggaagCAAGTGAAGCCATGGAAGTGAAAGCTGTGTag
- the LOC131154109 gene encoding uncharacterized protein LOC131154109: MALVTEDVRANAEIYHGHEICQEKSQLMLKDMLLPTGLLPLQDIEECGHVKETGFVWMKQKKKTTHKFEKIGKLVSYEPVVTAYVETSRIKKLTGVKAKELLIWITLTDIYVDDPPTGKITFKSTAGLSRTFPVSAFELEEPKDLKEVKEANRVVAEAQEAKEV, translated from the coding sequence ATGGCTTTGGTCACAGAAGATGTAAGAGCCAATGCTGAGATTTATCATGGGCATGAGATCTGCCAAGAGAAGTCACAGCTCATGCTCAAGGACATGCTCTTGCCCACTGGCCTCTTGCCTTTACAAGACATAGAAGAATGTGGGCATGTCAAGGAAACTGGCTTTGTGTGGatgaagcagaagaagaagacaacCCACAAGTTCGAGAAGATTGGGAAGCTTGTGTCCTATGAGCCTGTGGTCACAGCTTATGTTGAGACCAGCAGGATCAAGAAGCTGACCGGTGTGAAGGCCAAGGAGCTCTTGATTTGGATCACACTGACAGATATCTATGTCGATGACCCGCCCACCGGAAAAATCACCTTCAAGAGCACTGCTGGGCTGTCCCGGACCTTCCCGGTCTCGGCGTTTGAGCTTGAAGAGCCCAAGGACTTGAAGGAAGTGAAGGAAGCCAACAGAGTTGTGGCTGAGGCACAGGAGGCGAAGGAGGTTTAA